A part of Actinobaculum sp. 313 genomic DNA contains:
- a CDS encoding transposase, translated as MSASRKYPEELRERATRMAVEARRDPERSKGAIRRIADELGGHPEALRTWVKKAEIDIGARPGTTTSDAERIRGLEAENRELRRANAILRSASAYFAAECELPSC; from the coding sequence ATGAGTGCATCAAGGAAGTATCCGGAGGAGTTGCGGGAGCGGGCTACCAGGATGGCTGTGGAGGCTCGTAGGGACCCCGAGCGGTCCAAGGGGGCGATCCGCAGGATCGCCGATGAACTGGGCGGCCACCCTGAGGCGCTACGCACCTGGGTTAAGAAGGCTGAGATCGATATAGGCGCCCGGCCGGGAACCACCACATCCGATGCCGAGCGGATTCGGGGGCTGGAGGCCGAGAATCGGGAGCTGCGGCGGGCGAATGCGATCTTGAGGAGTGCGTCGGCCTATTTCGCCGCGGAGTGTGAGCTCCCATCCTGCTGA
- a CDS encoding integrase core domain-containing protein produces MQYRAIRYGQALSEADAVASVGSKGDSYDNALAEALNSLYKAELIRNHHYLDSHGPWEGIDDVEFATAQWVHWFNTTRPHCAIGMHAPIQHEQAYTPPPQDDTNCTTTDTTDTIDLEDIGKQTTNHHQPPRTSNHQPATTNAR; encoded by the coding sequence GTGCAGTACCGGGCAATCCGTTACGGGCAGGCCCTGTCCGAGGCCGATGCTGTGGCCTCTGTGGGGTCGAAGGGCGACTCCTACGATAACGCGTTGGCCGAGGCCCTGAATTCCCTGTACAAGGCTGAACTTATCCGTAACCACCACTACCTCGACTCCCACGGCCCCTGGGAGGGTATTGATGATGTCGAGTTCGCTACCGCCCAGTGGGTGCACTGGTTCAACACAACCCGTCCTCACTGCGCCATCGGCATGCACGCCCCTATCCAGCACGAGCAGGCCTACACCCCACCACCACAAGACGACACCAACTGCACCACCACCGACACCACCGACACCATCGACCTCGAGGACATCGGCAAGCAGACCACCAACCACCACCAACCACCACGAACCAGCAACCACCAACCAGCAACCACCAACGCCAGATAA